In one Longimicrobium sp. genomic region, the following are encoded:
- a CDS encoding TrbG/VirB9 family P-type conjugative transfer protein yields the protein MKSLVLGGLLLAVSALLPLGASGQSVRPGDVKVFRYGQEQPTVVCVEMRICTVELQAGEDVQGQPLVADTTSWSIAVYHFGEGATRRAEVAVKPLLCGVSTNMVLPTTRRRYELSLLSAPCRDVDDWDHNAAYTRRVRFFYPEDAEWRNAQEQGTAAATAARDSADVPLAAGVGAENLRFDYTWRRTGGFPWEPLQVVDDGTHTYIYVPEEARQAEQAILYVVEESGQRALLNYAGPRETGFYKTDRIARHLALVIGGPGGRAKVLHIYNRRMGGR from the coding sequence ATGAAGTCGCTTGTCTTGGGCGGGCTTCTGCTCGCCGTAAGTGCGCTGCTGCCCCTCGGGGCGAGCGGCCAGTCCGTTCGGCCGGGAGACGTGAAGGTGTTCCGGTACGGCCAGGAGCAGCCGACGGTCGTCTGCGTGGAAATGCGCATCTGCACTGTCGAGCTGCAGGCCGGCGAGGACGTGCAGGGCCAGCCGCTCGTCGCGGACACGACGAGCTGGAGCATCGCGGTCTACCACTTCGGCGAGGGCGCCACGCGCCGGGCCGAGGTCGCGGTCAAGCCGCTGCTGTGCGGCGTCTCGACCAACATGGTCCTGCCGACCACTCGGCGGCGCTATGAGCTGTCGCTGCTGTCGGCGCCGTGCCGGGACGTGGACGATTGGGACCACAACGCCGCGTACACGCGCCGCGTGCGCTTCTTCTACCCGGAAGACGCGGAGTGGCGGAACGCGCAGGAGCAGGGGACGGCGGCGGCCACGGCCGCGCGCGACAGCGCGGACGTGCCGCTGGCCGCCGGGGTGGGTGCCGAAAACCTTCGCTTCGACTACACGTGGCGCCGCACGGGCGGCTTCCCGTGGGAACCGCTCCAGGTCGTGGACGACGGGACGCACACCTACATCTACGTCCCCGAGGAAGCCCGGCAGGCGGAACAGGCGATCCTCTACGTCGTGGAGGAGTCGGGCCAGCGGGCGCTCCTCAACTACGCCGGCCCGCGCGAGACGGGCTTCTACAAGACGGACCGGATCGCCCGGCACCTCGCGCTGGTGATCGGCGGGCCCGGCGGCCGGGCGAAGGTGCTGCACATCTACAACCGGCGCATGGGAGGACGGTGA
- a CDS encoding TrbI/VirB10 family protein, with protein MRTKQLKARSGPEPSGAGPGSTPRPDVKRLSSKPVVIAGAALLFVVLAVAFLVTSRPKPSDGAAAGPGGGTPEGPATAEFLNNEPTAAPPPGPACQGMECAASVAGGAAPGASAADSAALAAAAAQQSYGAYPAAGAGAAPQGADPYAASYGPAPEAAAPAAAPAAPECDRRCRYRAARGARLPSDGTGTSAAAAPTSPGQQFRPGPDGLMPDAYYTALADSMMSAELSAYGSSIDAAGAAPHSGRNATAAPQLATAPPGDAGRASPAPQAPVSPSSPYVVSAGTLIAAALVTGINSDLCGNVKAVVTRDVYDARLRVVLIPAGAELLGTCSDQVAGGQARLAVAWTRVRFPDGRTLALPGLPTHSTDGRSGIRDRVNNHWGRVFGTAVLLSALGAGVQLGVPQETDGGSMSPAQTAATAAATELSTLATEILRRNLEVKPTIEIRPATPFVVFVAADLDVGAPAPRPRLGGAR; from the coding sequence ATGCGCACGAAGCAGCTTAAGGCCCGGAGCGGCCCGGAGCCGTCCGGCGCCGGACCGGGGAGCACGCCCCGGCCGGACGTGAAGCGCCTCAGCAGCAAGCCCGTGGTGATCGCGGGCGCCGCGCTGCTGTTCGTGGTCCTCGCGGTGGCGTTCCTCGTCACGTCGCGGCCGAAGCCCAGCGACGGCGCGGCGGCGGGTCCGGGGGGCGGCACGCCCGAGGGCCCGGCCACCGCCGAGTTCCTGAACAACGAACCTACCGCAGCCCCTCCGCCGGGGCCGGCGTGCCAGGGGATGGAGTGCGCGGCGAGCGTGGCGGGCGGCGCCGCGCCCGGCGCGAGCGCGGCCGACTCGGCCGCGCTCGCCGCCGCGGCTGCGCAGCAGTCCTACGGCGCGTATCCGGCGGCAGGCGCCGGGGCGGCACCGCAGGGAGCCGACCCGTACGCGGCGAGCTACGGCCCGGCGCCGGAAGCGGCGGCGCCCGCCGCCGCACCCGCCGCGCCGGAGTGCGACCGCCGGTGCCGCTACCGGGCGGCTCGCGGTGCGCGCCTGCCGTCTGACGGCACGGGCACCAGTGCCGCCGCGGCGCCCACCTCCCCCGGCCAGCAGTTCCGGCCGGGGCCGGACGGCCTGATGCCGGATGCGTACTACACGGCCCTGGCCGACTCGATGATGAGTGCCGAGCTGTCGGCGTACGGGTCGTCCATCGACGCGGCCGGGGCCGCGCCGCATTCCGGCCGGAATGCAACCGCCGCCCCCCAGCTCGCCACCGCACCGCCGGGAGATGCCGGGCGAGCTTCCCCGGCGCCGCAGGCGCCGGTCTCCCCGTCCTCGCCGTACGTGGTGAGCGCCGGGACCCTGATCGCGGCGGCGCTGGTGACGGGGATCAACTCGGACCTCTGCGGGAACGTCAAGGCGGTGGTGACGCGGGACGTGTACGACGCGCGCCTGCGCGTCGTGCTGATCCCGGCGGGGGCGGAGCTGCTGGGGACGTGCAGCGATCAGGTGGCGGGCGGGCAGGCGCGGCTCGCCGTTGCCTGGACGCGCGTGCGCTTCCCTGACGGGCGGACGCTCGCGCTGCCCGGCCTCCCCACGCACTCGACGGACGGCCGGTCCGGAATTCGGGACCGCGTGAACAACCATTGGGGGCGCGTCTTCGGAACGGCCGTGCTGCTCTCCGCGCTCGGCGCGGGGGTGCAGCTCGGCGTCCCGCAGGAGACGGACGGCGGCTCCATGTCCCCGGCGCAGACCGCCGCCACGGCGGCGGCGACGGAGCTCTCCACGCTGGCGACGGAGATCCTTCGGCGGAACCTCGAGGTCAAGCCGACCATCGAGATCCGCCCGGCGACGCCGTTCGTGGTGTTCGTGGCCGCCGACCTGGACGTGGGCGCCCCCGCGCCGCGTCCCCGGCTCGGAGGTGCGAGGTGA